From one Candidatus Woesearchaeota archaeon genomic stretch:
- a CDS encoding KH domain-containing protein — MQEFRYELIIPKERIAVLIGKKGEVKKALEANTNTKLNIDSREGTVKIEGKDAIRMFNTQEVVKAIGRGFNPDIAMQLLKADYIFELIDLKDYVKDKKNHLIRLKGRVIGENGKSRRIIEELTESAICIYGKTIGIIGEAGHVSVAKRAVESLLKGSPHSTVYRWLEKQRKELKRKEMFSEEIELKESVKKMPQRDAENAKHEKI, encoded by the coding sequence ATGCAGGAATTCAGATACGAGCTCATTATACCGAAAGAAAGAATTGCAGTTTTAATAGGCAAAAAAGGCGAGGTCAAGAAAGCATTAGAGGCAAATACAAATACGAAATTAAATATTGATTCCAGGGAAGGCACTGTAAAAATAGAAGGCAAGGATGCAATAAGAATGTTCAATACACAAGAGGTTGTCAAGGCAATAGGCCGGGGCTTTAATCCTGATATTGCAATGCAGCTTCTTAAAGCAGACTATATTTTTGAGCTGATTGATCTAAAAGATTACGTGAAAGATAAGAAAAATCACCTCATAAGGCTGAAAGGCAGGGTTATTGGTGAAAATGGAAAATCAAGGCGCATTATCGAAGAACTGACTGAAAGCGCCATATGCATCTATGGAAAAACCATCGGCATCATAGGCGAAGCAGGGCACGTTTCTGTTGCCAAAAGAGCTGTTGAGAGCTTGCTTAAAGGAAGCCCGCATTCAACTGTTTACAGGTGGCTTGAAAAGCAGAGGAAAGAGTTGAAGAGAAAGGAGATGTTTAGCGAGGAGATTGAATTAAAAGAAAGTGTAAAGAAAATGCCACAACGTGATGCCGAAAATGCAAAGCACGAGAAAATTTAA
- a CDS encoding DNA topoisomerase VI subunit B, with protein MPKMQSTRKFKRIFCVPKTQSVFKDIFKHKKNNYLNNHHAISKMPKEKEAIEESKEPIAIELAKAQKEISVAEFFTKNRHLLGFDNKRKALLMAVKEAVDNSLDACEEARVLPEVKVDVIDMGQERFRVIVEDNGPGIVKKQIPPIFAKLLYGSKFHTLKQSRGQQGIGISAAVLYAQLTTGRPAKIVSKISPKDPAHYYELHIDTQHNKPEIVKEEIIEWKKDRGTKIELDLEAEYQKGSQSVDEYLKQVAIVNPHITIIYTSPKAEQIIFTRISNELPPQPREIKPHPYGVELGMLLSMLKITESRTLQSFLTAEFSRVGPGTAKEICQNAALLPNTKPKDMSREMAEKLSQGIQQTKIISPPTDCITPIGEALLEKGLKKEINAEFYCATSRPPAVYRGNPFIIEAAVAYGGDLPKEESAKLLRYANRVPLLYQQGACAIFDAVTETNWKPYGLQQSGTSLPFGPIAIVVHMSSVWVPFTSESKESIAHYPEIMKEIKLAVQECGRKLGSYVYKKKRVLNEGAKRDYIKTYIPHVAEALKEIVGFKEADEKKVEKCLAEILEKNRGELEDLEIENEEYDEEFAKIGREDSKEEAENE; from the coding sequence ATGCCGAAAATGCAAAGCACGAGAAAATTTAAAAGAATTTTCTGTGTCCCGAAAACGCAAAGCGTTTTCAAGGACATTTTCAAGCACAAAAAGAATAATTATTTAAACAACCATCATGCCATTTCAAAAATGCCGAAAGAAAAAGAAGCGATAGAAGAAAGCAAAGAGCCGATCGCAATTGAGCTTGCTAAAGCTCAGAAAGAGATCTCAGTAGCGGAATTCTTTACGAAGAACAGGCATCTTCTTGGTTTTGATAATAAAAGAAAGGCATTATTGATGGCTGTGAAAGAAGCTGTTGATAATTCCTTGGATGCATGCGAAGAGGCAAGAGTTCTCCCGGAAGTAAAAGTTGATGTTATTGATATGGGCCAGGAAAGGTTCCGCGTCATTGTAGAGGATAACGGCCCAGGAATTGTCAAGAAACAAATACCGCCTATTTTTGCAAAATTGCTTTATGGCTCAAAATTTCATACATTGAAGCAGAGCCGCGGCCAGCAGGGAATAGGAATAAGCGCTGCAGTTTTATATGCTCAATTGACAACAGGAAGGCCTGCAAAGATTGTCTCAAAAATCTCGCCGAAAGACCCTGCGCATTATTATGAGCTGCACATTGATACGCAGCATAACAAGCCAGAGATTGTAAAAGAAGAAATCATTGAATGGAAAAAAGATCGTGGAACAAAAATAGAGCTTGACCTTGAAGCAGAATACCAAAAAGGAAGCCAGTCTGTTGACGAGTACTTAAAACAAGTTGCAATCGTAAATCCGCACATTACAATAATTTACACAAGCCCAAAAGCAGAGCAGATAATCTTCACAAGAATAAGCAATGAATTGCCTCCGCAGCCAAGGGAGATAAAGCCCCATCCTTACGGAGTTGAGCTTGGAATGCTTCTCAGCATGCTCAAAATTACAGAATCAAGAACCTTGCAGAGCTTTTTGACAGCAGAATTTTCAAGAGTCGGCCCGGGAACAGCAAAAGAGATCTGCCAGAATGCAGCATTACTCCCAAATACAAAGCCAAAAGATATGAGCAGGGAAATGGCTGAAAAATTATCGCAGGGAATACAGCAGACCAAAATAATTTCCCCTCCGACTGACTGCATAACCCCGATTGGGGAAGCATTATTGGAAAAAGGATTAAAAAAAGAAATCAATGCAGAATTTTACTGCGCAACAAGCAGGCCGCCGGCTGTTTACCGCGGAAATCCGTTTATAATAGAGGCCGCTGTTGCATATGGAGGAGATTTGCCAAAAGAGGAAAGCGCAAAACTGCTGAGATATGCTAACAGAGTTCCATTGCTCTACCAGCAGGGAGCCTGCGCAATTTTTGACGCTGTTACGGAAACAAACTGGAAGCCTTATGGCCTGCAGCAGAGTGGAACTTCACTGCCTTTCGGGCCTATAGCGATTGTTGTTCATATGTCCTCTGTATGGGTCCCATTTACATCAGAAAGCAAGGAATCAATTGCGCATTATCCTGAAATTATGAAAGAGATAAAGCTCGCAGTTCAGGAATGCGGAAGAAAGCTGGGAAGTTATGTTTATAAGAAAAAACGTGTTTTAAATGAGGGCGCAAAGCGCGATTATATCAAAACATATATACCTCATGTTGCAGAAGCTCTTAAAGAAATTGTTGGCTTTAAGGAAGCTGATGAGAAAAAAGTTGAGAAATGCCTTGCTGAGATACTTGAAAAAAATAGGGGAGAACTAGAAGACCTGGAAATTGAAAACGAAGAATATGATGAAGAATTTGCTAAGATCGGCAGGGAAGACAGCAAAGAAGAGGCAGAAAATGAATAA
- a CDS encoding DNA topoisomerase IV subunit A yields the protein MNKVAQQIIELAQGIYKSILAKKQPKVESPLRALANVKYDEKTGYFDLVGKMKSRTLTVGSVKTFAQTLRMMALSKELVDKDDIATKREAYYVSKNWGEARFKEQPESDTVMDDIEAMLMVNREQMGFIPEEKGGEVAGRLIVIDKDQDTGKELKIDCTKMGSGAYSIPSSVEELKFETDAKFILAIETAGMFQRLVKHNYWKKADCILISMGGVPTRACRRFIRRLADFKKLPVYVFTDNDPYGYMNIYRTLKVGSGNSAHINRYFCVPNARFLGVTTQDVIDYKLPSHPLKEVDIKRAKDALKNDPFVLHHKEWQNAIKQMIDLKVRAEQQALAAWGLNYVINTYLPDKLKHPEKFLP from the coding sequence ATGAATAAAGTTGCACAACAGATCATAGAACTTGCGCAGGGAATATATAAGTCAATTTTAGCCAAAAAACAGCCTAAAGTAGAATCGCCCCTGAGAGCTTTAGCCAATGTCAAGTATGACGAAAAAACAGGCTATTTTGATTTGGTCGGAAAGATGAAATCAAGAACACTTACTGTAGGCAGCGTTAAAACATTCGCCCAGACTTTGCGGATGATGGCTTTATCAAAGGAATTAGTAGATAAAGATGATATTGCAACTAAAAGAGAGGCTTATTATGTTTCTAAAAACTGGGGCGAGGCCAGATTCAAAGAACAGCCGGAATCAGATACTGTTATGGATGATATTGAAGCAATGCTGATGGTTAATCGCGAGCAAATGGGCTTTATCCCGGAGGAAAAAGGCGGAGAAGTTGCCGGAAGGCTGATTGTAATTGACAAAGACCAGGATACAGGGAAAGAATTAAAGATTGACTGCACTAAAATGGGTTCTGGCGCATATTCTATTCCTTCATCTGTAGAGGAATTAAAATTTGAGACAGACGCAAAATTCATACTTGCTATAGAGACAGCAGGCATGTTCCAGAGATTAGTAAAGCATAATTACTGGAAAAAAGCAGACTGCATTTTAATTTCAATGGGCGGGGTTCCGACAAGGGCGTGCAGAAGGTTTATCAGAAGGCTGGCGGATTTTAAAAAACTGCCTGTTTATGTTTTTACCGATAATGATCCTTATGGGTACATGAACATATACAGGACGCTTAAGGTTGGCTCTGGCAATTCCGCGCATATTAACAGATATTTTTGCGTTCCAAATGCGAGATTTTTAGGGGTTACAACGCAGGATGTCATAGATTATAAATTGCCTTCGCATCCTCTGAAAGAAGTAGATATTAAGAGAGCCAAAGATGCGCTGAAAAATGATCCATTTGTACTGCATCATAAGGAATGGCAGAATGCCATAAAACAGATGATAGACTTAAAAGTCAGGGCAGAGCAGCAAGCTTTGGCTGCCTGGGGGCTCAACTATGTGATCAATACTTACCTGCCGGATAAGCTAAAGCACCCTGAGAAGTTTTTACCGTAA